A genomic window from Candidatus Liberibacter americanus str. Sao Paulo includes:
- the carB gene encoding carbamoyl-phosphate synthase large subunit: MPKRQEIKSILIIGAGPIMIGQACEFDYSGTQACKALREEGYRIILVNSNPATIMTDPDLADATYIEPITPEVVAKIIAKERPDALLPTMGGQTALNTALSLRRMGVLDRYNVEMIGAKPEAIDKAEDRYLFSKAMKKIHLATPKSILANAAEIKNHDRQIHEITLANLKDRLCGKELNDALDEIAIKWDLEENDRKNRYICHAMAVAMQAIDEIGLPLIIRPSFTLGGTGGGIAYNKSEFFEIVENGLNASPTTEVLIEESILGWKEYELEMIRDKKDNCIVVCSIENIDPMGVHTGDSITVAPALTLTDKEYQKMRNAAIEVIREIGVESGGANVQFAVNPKDGRLVVIEMNPRVSRSSALVSKATGFPIAKISAKLAVGYTLDELGNDITGGKTPASFEPSIDYIVTKIPRFAFEKFPGSDTTLTTSMKSVGEVMAIGRTFSESLQKALRGLETGLSGLDEIEIPLMSSENDKNAIRASISTPSPDRLRKIAQALRLGMTAEEIHKSSSIDPWFIGQIKMIVDMENRIREHGIPTDFQNLHNIKAMGFADYRLAILSGKTKHEVRELRHRLNVNPVFKCIDTCAGEFTSPTSYMYSTYEKTFINQSISENKVSDRKKIVILGSGTNRIGQGIEFDYCCCHAAFSLKEAGFETIMINCNPETVSTDYDIADRLYFEPLTEEDVLEILHVEQKKGELIGVIVQFGGQTPLKIAKTLEKNNIPILGTQPDSIDLAEDRYRFQKLLMKLGFNQPKNGISHSVEQARLVASEIGFPILIRPSYVLGGRAMQIVHSEKMLQGYLLETLPELVSEEIKQRYPNDKTGQINTLLGKNPLLFDSYLSDAIEIDVDALCDNDQVLVVGILEHIEEAGIHSGDSACSLPSRSLSKQMTDEIIFQTKSLAKSLNVIGLINVQYAIKDSNIYILEVNPRASRTVPFVAKAIGLPIAKVAARIIAGESLDDAISAYGKKPNLYQLKHFVVKESVFPFNRFPGIDILLGPEMRSTGEVIGIDHDFPLAFAKSQLGAGVDLPREGTVFVSVRDKDKKRIAPIIKLLKNLGFKVMATEGTARFLSSYGVETHKINKVLEGRPHIEDAISNYEIHLVINTTEGSKAIEDSKSLRRATLVRKIPYYTTLAGAEAAAQAIQALKSDSLEVYTLQSYLNN; this comes from the coding sequence ATGCCTAAACGCCAAGAAATTAAATCCATACTAATAATAGGCGCAGGGCCGATTATGATAGGACAAGCATGCGAATTTGACTATTCTGGTACACAAGCATGTAAAGCATTGCGTGAAGAAGGATATAGAATTATTCTTGTTAATTCTAATCCTGCGACTATAATGACAGATCCAGATCTAGCAGATGCTACTTATATTGAACCCATAACTCCAGAAGTCGTAGCAAAAATCATAGCTAAAGAACGGCCTGATGCTCTTCTGCCAACTATGGGAGGACAGACAGCATTAAACACAGCGCTTTCATTAAGAAGAATGGGCGTCCTAGATCGTTATAACGTTGAAATGATCGGCGCTAAGCCAGAAGCAATTGATAAAGCTGAAGATAGATATCTCTTCAGTAAAGCAATGAAAAAGATTCATCTTGCAACACCAAAATCAATTCTTGCAAATGCCGCCGAAATTAAAAATCACGATCGTCAAATCCATGAAATAACACTAGCAAATCTAAAAGATAGACTTTGTGGAAAAGAACTAAATGATGCGTTAGACGAAATAGCAATAAAATGGGACCTAGAAGAAAACGATAGAAAAAATCGTTATATATGCCATGCTATGGCAGTAGCAATGCAAGCTATAGATGAAATAGGCCTACCTCTAATCATAAGACCATCTTTTACACTGGGCGGAACAGGTGGCGGTATAGCTTATAATAAGTCAGAATTTTTTGAAATCGTTGAAAATGGACTAAATGCTTCTCCAACTACTGAGGTTTTAATAGAAGAGTCTATCCTAGGATGGAAAGAGTATGAGCTGGAGATGATAAGGGATAAAAAAGACAATTGCATTGTTGTATGCTCAATTGAAAATATTGATCCCATGGGTGTCCATACAGGAGATTCAATTACCGTTGCACCTGCGCTGACTTTAACAGATAAAGAATACCAGAAAATGCGCAATGCAGCAATTGAAGTTATAAGAGAAATTGGCGTGGAATCTGGCGGAGCAAATGTGCAATTTGCAGTTAATCCTAAAGATGGAAGACTCGTAGTTATTGAAATGAACCCAAGAGTATCGCGTTCTTCTGCATTAGTCTCTAAAGCAACAGGTTTCCCTATAGCAAAGATATCAGCTAAATTAGCTGTAGGATATACATTAGACGAGCTTGGTAATGACATTACTGGAGGCAAAACCCCTGCTTCATTCGAACCTTCAATCGATTATATTGTGACAAAAATACCTAGATTTGCTTTTGAAAAATTTCCAGGATCTGATACAACGCTAACCACTTCAATGAAATCTGTTGGAGAAGTTATGGCTATAGGCCGAACTTTTTCTGAGTCACTCCAGAAAGCATTGCGTGGGCTTGAAACTGGTTTAAGTGGATTAGATGAAATCGAAATACCCTTGATGAGTTCAGAAAATGATAAAAATGCAATCCGCGCATCAATTAGCACTCCTTCCCCCGATAGACTGCGTAAAATAGCACAAGCTTTGCGTTTAGGGATGACAGCAGAAGAAATACATAAATCATCTAGCATTGATCCTTGGTTTATAGGTCAAATCAAAATGATAGTTGATATGGAAAATAGAATTAGAGAACACGGGATACCAACAGATTTTCAAAATCTTCATAATATCAAAGCAATGGGATTTGCAGATTATAGGCTTGCAATATTATCTGGAAAAACCAAGCATGAAGTAAGAGAATTAAGACATAGACTAAATGTAAATCCTGTTTTCAAGTGCATCGATACATGTGCAGGAGAATTTACGTCTCCTACGTCCTATATGTATTCTACATATGAAAAAACATTTATTAATCAAAGCATATCAGAAAATAAAGTTTCTGATAGAAAAAAAATTGTGATTCTTGGAAGTGGAACTAATCGCATTGGGCAGGGAATTGAATTTGACTATTGTTGTTGCCATGCTGCTTTTTCTTTAAAAGAAGCAGGATTTGAAACAATAATGATCAATTGCAATCCTGAAACTGTATCGACGGACTATGATATAGCTGATAGATTGTATTTTGAGCCATTAACAGAAGAAGATGTGCTTGAAATTTTGCATGTAGAACAAAAAAAAGGAGAATTAATAGGCGTAATAGTACAATTTGGAGGACAAACACCGTTAAAAATTGCGAAAACACTTGAGAAAAATAACATTCCTATACTCGGCACACAACCTGATTCAATAGACTTAGCCGAAGATCGTTATCGTTTCCAAAAATTATTAATGAAGTTAGGATTTAATCAGCCTAAAAACGGCATATCTCACTCAGTAGAACAAGCACGCCTGGTAGCATCTGAAATTGGCTTCCCTATTTTAATTCGCCCATCTTATGTTTTAGGAGGCAGAGCAATGCAGATTGTTCACTCTGAAAAAATGTTGCAAGGCTATCTACTTGAAACACTGCCTGAACTTGTATCAGAGGAAATCAAACAACGCTATCCAAATGATAAAACTGGACAAATAAATACACTTCTCGGCAAAAATCCATTATTATTTGATAGTTATTTATCTGATGCTATAGAGATAGATGTTGACGCTTTATGCGATAATGATCAAGTATTAGTAGTGGGAATTTTAGAGCATATTGAAGAAGCAGGAATTCATTCTGGAGATTCTGCTTGCTCATTACCATCCCGTTCACTATCAAAACAAATGACGGATGAAATAATTTTTCAAACAAAATCTTTAGCCAAATCATTAAATGTTATAGGATTGATTAATGTTCAATATGCAATCAAAGATAGCAATATTTACATCTTAGAAGTCAATCCCCGTGCATCGCGTACAGTACCTTTTGTTGCTAAAGCTATCGGCTTACCAATCGCCAAAGTTGCTGCTCGTATTATAGCAGGTGAAAGTCTTGATGATGCCATATCTGCATATGGCAAAAAACCTAATCTATATCAACTCAAACATTTTGTTGTTAAAGAATCGGTGTTTCCTTTTAATAGATTCCCTGGGATTGATATCCTACTCGGGCCTGAAATGCGATCAACAGGAGAAGTCATTGGAATTGACCATGATTTCCCTCTAGCATTCGCAAAATCACAATTAGGCGCTGGGGTGGATCTTCCACGTGAAGGGACTGTTTTTGTTTCTGTTAGAGATAAGGACAAAAAGCGTATAGCGCCAATAATAAAACTTCTAAAAAATCTAGGATTTAAGGTTATGGCAACCGAAGGAACAGCCCGCTTTCTATCTTCTTATGGTGTAGAAACTCATAAAATTAATAAGGTACTGGAAGGAAGGCCTCATATTGAAGATGCAATTAGCAATTATGAGATTCATTTAGTAATTAACACAACAGAAGGCAGCAAGGCCATAGAAGATTCTAAGTCACTAAGAAGAGCGACTTTAGTTAGGAAAATACCTTACTATACTACTTTAGCGGGAGCAGAAGCCGCGGCTCAAGCTATCCAAGCACTTAAGTCAGACAGCCTTGAAGTTTACACACTTCAAAGCTATCTTAATAATTAA
- the greA gene encoding transcription elongation factor GreA — MVEKIPMTPNGLSKLQKELRWRQQEERPRIIKAVSEARAYGDISENAEYHAAKELHSINEGRLVEIESIIARVEVIDLSKISGSKIAFGATVELIDIDNNEKKVYQIVGDQEADVKSGLVSISSPIAKALISKEVGDTIEVNAPGGQKTYEIIKVLWI; from the coding sequence ATGGTAGAAAAAATTCCTATGACCCCTAATGGATTATCTAAGCTTCAGAAAGAATTACGCTGGAGGCAACAAGAAGAGCGCCCTAGAATTATAAAAGCCGTATCTGAAGCTCGTGCATACGGAGATATTTCTGAAAATGCTGAATATCATGCAGCAAAAGAACTACATAGCATTAATGAAGGAAGATTAGTAGAGATTGAAAGTATTATAGCGCGCGTAGAAGTAATTGATTTATCTAAAATATCAGGATCTAAAATAGCATTTGGCGCCACAGTTGAACTTATAGATATTGATAACAACGAGAAAAAAGTTTATCAAATCGTTGGAGATCAGGAAGCTGATGTCAAATCAGGTCTAGTATCTATATCGTCTCCAATAGCAAAAGCTCTAATTAGCAAAGAAGTTGGAGATACAATAGAAGTAAATGCTCCTGGAGGACAAAAAACATATGAAATTATAAAAGTCCTATGGATTTAA
- the pyk gene encoding pyruvate kinase, translating into MHNLRKIKIIATLGPSSSSEDVIRGLHEAGVNVFRINMSHTSHGMMYDLIKKIRSVELQFQCPIGILIDLQGPKFRVGKFADYRVCLQSGDIFTFDNNDSPGNADRVFLPHPEVFEYVKAGDRLIIDDGRLKLCVQETGKDFIRCQVVSGTVISDRKGISFPDTFLPTQALTRKDREDLDVALKTEEIDWIALSFIQSVDDLKEIRKIISEQQVGLMSKIEKSRAIEFASEIIQLSDAVMVARGDLGVEVPFESVPGIQRKLIRIARQLGKPVVIATQMLESMIMSPIPTRAEVSDVANAVFEEADAIMLSAETASGSYPIDSVKTMSLIASSAERDSTWLEMRSLRRIEPDETGADVISSAARHISEKLRLSAIVCYTASGATGLRAARERPKIGILVALSPVIRTARRLSLVWGIHCVVTDDAYDLDDMVNRACRIVVEHGFGNPGDRIIISAGLPLGTPGSTNMLRIAYVGSDGLSGV; encoded by the coding sequence ATGCATAACCTTCGCAAAATTAAAATTATTGCTACATTAGGTCCTTCATCTTCTTCAGAAGATGTTATTCGCGGTTTGCATGAAGCAGGTGTAAATGTTTTTCGTATTAACATGAGCCATACAAGCCATGGCATGATGTATGATCTTATAAAGAAGATACGTTCAGTGGAATTACAGTTTCAGTGTCCTATAGGCATTTTAATAGATTTACAAGGACCTAAGTTTCGTGTCGGAAAATTCGCAGATTATAGAGTTTGTCTACAATCTGGGGACATTTTTACTTTTGACAACAATGATTCTCCTGGAAATGCTGATCGTGTTTTTTTGCCTCATCCAGAGGTATTTGAATATGTAAAGGCGGGAGATCGTTTGATTATTGATGATGGTAGATTAAAGCTATGCGTACAGGAAACAGGTAAAGATTTTATAAGATGTCAAGTGGTTTCTGGTACTGTTATTTCTGATCGAAAGGGGATTTCATTCCCAGATACGTTTTTACCTACTCAGGCTTTAACTAGAAAAGATCGTGAAGATTTAGACGTCGCTTTAAAAACTGAAGAAATAGATTGGATTGCTCTTTCCTTTATTCAGTCTGTTGATGATCTTAAGGAAATTCGCAAAATTATTTCTGAACAACAAGTAGGTTTAATGTCAAAGATTGAAAAATCACGAGCCATTGAATTTGCATCAGAGATAATACAATTATCAGACGCTGTCATGGTTGCGCGTGGAGATCTTGGTGTAGAGGTTCCGTTTGAATCCGTTCCGGGTATCCAAAGGAAATTAATTCGTATTGCTCGTCAGTTAGGTAAGCCAGTTGTCATTGCAACTCAGATGCTCGAATCTATGATTATGTCTCCTATTCCAACTCGTGCTGAGGTGTCTGATGTGGCAAATGCGGTATTTGAGGAGGCTGATGCTATTATGCTTTCAGCTGAAACTGCTTCAGGATCTTATCCCATTGATTCTGTTAAGACTATGTCATTGATTGCTTCTTCTGCTGAAAGAGATTCGACTTGGCTGGAGATGCGATCTCTTCGTAGAATTGAGCCTGATGAAACGGGTGCCGATGTTATATCTTCGGCTGCACGACATATATCAGAAAAACTTCGTTTATCTGCAATTGTTTGTTATACTGCCTCTGGAGCAACAGGATTGCGAGCCGCGCGTGAGCGTCCAAAAATAGGTATATTAGTTGCATTATCTCCAGTTATTAGAACCGCACGTAGATTATCTCTAGTCTGGGGTATTCACTGTGTGGTAACTGATGACGCTTATGATTTGGATGATATGGTGAATCGCGCTTGTCGTATTGTTGTTGAACATGGATTTGGAAATCCAGGAGATCGCATAATAATTTCTGCGGGGCTACCACTAGGAACTCCTGGCTCGACTAATATGTTGCGCATTGCTTATGTAGGATCCGATGGATTAAGTGGCGTTTGA
- a CDS encoding DUF1036 domain-containing protein produces the protein MIRFISIFFSFIAIIFYSDISLANFRVCNETNYLVGISLGQPSIKGGWITKGWWQIPMNTCETILKGDLDSRYYYLYAEGSDNNAHWIGDIQMCVGQDVFTIVGINDCYARGYLKVGFTEYDTGQHASWTVHLTKPSSK, from the coding sequence ATGATTCGTTTTATTTCAATATTTTTCTCTTTTATAGCGATTATTTTTTATTCAGATATATCTTTAGCTAATTTTCGAGTTTGTAATGAAACCAATTATTTAGTAGGTATTTCGCTGGGACAGCCATCTATAAAAGGTGGATGGATAACTAAAGGATGGTGGCAAATTCCTATGAATACTTGTGAAACTATTTTAAAAGGCGATTTAGATTCAAGGTATTACTATTTATATGCGGAAGGATCTGATAATAATGCACATTGGATTGGTGATATTCAAATGTGTGTGGGACAGGACGTATTTACAATTGTGGGAATAAATGATTGTTATGCTCGCGGCTACCTTAAAGTTGGATTTACTGAGTATGATACGGGACAACATGCAAGTTGGACAGTTCATTTAACTAAACCTTCATCAAAGTGA
- a CDS encoding S24 family peptidase, translating to MKTFSHEKIWESIDRIANRHNLTPSGLARKAGLDPTSFNKSKRLGIDGRNRWPSTESIAKILEATNETIHQFLESSISETGKNKKQDNVIPILDFAQNISDGFFDSGGYPVGKKWNTICVPEIKASHNGIYAIQIQDSSMLPLYRKGDILILNVTIQVNCGDRVLIKTYEGDMSAKILINQIDNSVDLMSLNCCYPIDNVDISNIEWMAKILWASQ from the coding sequence ATGAAAACATTTTCACATGAAAAGATCTGGGAATCAATAGATAGGATAGCAAATCGCCATAATCTTACACCTTCGGGGCTTGCACGAAAAGCAGGATTAGACCCTACTTCCTTCAACAAATCCAAAAGACTAGGAATTGACGGACGCAATCGATGGCCTTCTACTGAATCTATAGCCAAAATACTAGAGGCTACTAATGAAACTATTCATCAATTCCTCGAATCGTCAATTTCTGAAACAGGAAAAAATAAAAAGCAAGATAATGTTATCCCTATTTTGGATTTTGCACAAAATATTTCGGACGGTTTTTTTGATAGTGGAGGATATCCTGTAGGTAAAAAATGGAATACTATATGCGTACCTGAAATTAAAGCATCTCATAACGGAATATACGCTATTCAAATACAGGATAGCAGCATGTTACCTTTATATAGGAAAGGAGATATCTTAATTTTGAATGTTACTATACAGGTAAATTGTGGCGATCGTGTTTTAATAAAAACTTATGAAGGCGATATGTCTGCAAAGATTCTTATAAATCAAATAGATAATTCTGTCGATCTTATGTCATTGAACTGCTGTTATCCTATAGATAATGTTGATATTTCTAATATAGAATGGATGGCAAAAATATTGTGGGCAAGCCAATGA
- the ileS gene encoding isoleucine--tRNA ligase, which translates to MTTNKNNNYSDTLHLPNTSFSMRAGLPKKEPELLSYWEEINLFERLRDSGQSRKKFILHDGPPYANGNIHIGHALNKVLKDIVVRSFQMRGFDANYVPGWDCHGLPIEWKIESEYIKQGKNKSNIPINEFRQECRNFAAKWVSIQSEEFKRLGVIGNFKNPYTTMNTESESIIASELLKLAKKNQVYRGTKPVMWSVAERTTLAEAEIEYHNIKSDSIWVAFHVKSSTDCLKGTQIIIWTTTPWTIPGNRAIAFSSKSEYGIYKVVASNDKYVFNMEKKVILSKSLANETAKKTNMTIEFVCDVKSEDLKNIICSHPLNNIGYDFPVPLIDADFVSNDCGTGFVHMAPSHGVEDFEAWIAAKDMLESNSIDTKIPLPVDDRGFYTADAPGFPDVRVLDDNGEKGNANDEVISALIDAHAIIGKVIIEHSYPHSWRSKKPVIFRNAPQWFLHLDKNLGDGSTIRSRALAAINQTNFYPSSSENRLQSMIESRPDWVLSRQRAWGIPICLFYNEKGEILIDEAVNDRIIEVFKKQGSDAWFDDNMRGFFLGERASEPWIQSQDILDVWFDSAATHAFALEKNKDLTWPADVYLEGSDQHRGWFQHSLLESCATRGSSPFKSLITHGFAVDEKGEKMSKSKGNVISPNDIISESGADILRFWVASSDYNDDQRLGKNIIQTNIDSYRKLRNTIRWMIGVLSHDKGQEMPFFEMPELERLVLHRMTEIDQLVREGYDNFNFKIIIRNLIDFVNTELSSFYFDIRKDALYCDPSSSIKRIASIAVIRRLCRNLILWLAPIIPFTAEEAWRCLETNDLSVHLKQMPELPQEWKDVELSEKWKKIVRLRKVVTCALEIERKEKRIGSSLETAPVVYISEKSLIDALKGQDFAEICITSETTLVHGEGPSDSFRLTEVPHISVQCKKASGKKCARSWKITKDVGTDPEYPDVSARDAIALRELGYNKH; encoded by the coding sequence ATGACAACCAATAAAAACAATAACTATTCTGACACATTGCACTTGCCTAATACCAGCTTTAGTATGCGCGCTGGATTGCCCAAAAAAGAGCCTGAACTGCTCTCTTATTGGGAAGAAATTAATTTGTTTGAAAGATTGCGCGATTCTGGACAAAGTCGCAAAAAATTTATATTACATGACGGCCCTCCTTATGCTAACGGAAATATCCACATAGGACATGCATTGAATAAGGTGCTAAAAGATATTGTAGTTAGATCTTTTCAAATGAGGGGATTTGACGCGAATTACGTACCAGGATGGGATTGCCATGGATTGCCGATTGAATGGAAAATAGAAAGTGAATATATCAAGCAAGGAAAAAATAAGAGTAATATCCCTATTAACGAATTTCGTCAAGAATGTCGTAATTTTGCCGCTAAATGGGTTAGTATTCAATCGGAAGAATTTAAACGACTTGGCGTAATAGGAAATTTTAAAAATCCTTATACTACAATGAATACAGAGTCAGAATCGATTATAGCTTCTGAACTTTTAAAACTAGCTAAAAAGAACCAAGTTTACCGCGGAACAAAGCCTGTAATGTGGTCAGTAGCAGAACGTACCACATTAGCAGAAGCAGAAATAGAGTATCACAATATTAAAAGCGATTCTATATGGGTAGCATTCCATGTTAAATCATCCACCGATTGTTTAAAAGGAACACAAATAATAATTTGGACAACAACTCCATGGACAATACCTGGGAATAGAGCAATAGCTTTTTCGTCAAAGAGTGAATATGGAATATATAAGGTTGTTGCTAGCAATGATAAGTATGTCTTCAATATGGAAAAAAAAGTTATTCTTTCCAAATCTTTAGCAAATGAAACTGCAAAAAAAACCAATATGACCATTGAGTTCGTTTGTGACGTGAAATCTGAAGATCTGAAAAATATTATATGTTCTCATCCATTAAATAATATTGGATATGATTTCCCAGTCCCATTGATTGACGCTGATTTTGTTTCCAATGATTGTGGTACAGGATTTGTACACATGGCACCTAGCCATGGTGTTGAAGATTTTGAAGCATGGATTGCAGCAAAAGATATGCTGGAATCTAATTCAATTGATACAAAAATTCCATTGCCTGTGGACGATAGAGGCTTTTACACTGCTGATGCACCAGGATTTCCTGATGTTCGCGTTTTAGATGATAATGGAGAAAAAGGAAATGCGAATGATGAGGTTATATCAGCATTGATAGACGCCCATGCTATTATTGGCAAAGTAATTATCGAACATTCATATCCTCATTCTTGGAGATCAAAGAAGCCCGTAATATTTAGGAATGCACCTCAATGGTTTTTACATTTAGACAAAAATCTAGGAGATGGCTCAACTATTAGATCTCGTGCTCTTGCTGCAATTAATCAAACGAATTTTTATCCATCTTCAAGCGAGAATCGTTTGCAATCTATGATTGAATCTCGTCCTGATTGGGTTTTATCACGTCAAAGAGCTTGGGGAATTCCAATTTGTTTGTTTTATAATGAAAAAGGCGAAATTCTTATAGATGAAGCAGTAAATGATCGTATTATTGAAGTTTTTAAAAAACAAGGATCTGACGCGTGGTTTGATGATAATATGCGTGGTTTCTTCCTTGGAGAAAGAGCATCTGAACCTTGGATACAGTCACAAGATATATTAGATGTATGGTTTGATTCTGCGGCTACGCATGCCTTTGCGCTAGAAAAAAACAAAGATTTGACATGGCCAGCAGATGTATACTTAGAAGGATCTGATCAACACCGTGGTTGGTTTCAGCATTCATTACTAGAGAGCTGTGCAACTCGAGGATCTTCTCCTTTCAAATCTCTTATTACCCACGGATTTGCAGTGGATGAAAAAGGCGAAAAAATGTCAAAATCAAAAGGGAATGTTATCTCTCCTAATGATATCATTTCTGAGTCAGGCGCTGATATTCTAAGATTTTGGGTGGCAAGTTCCGACTATAACGATGATCAACGTCTTGGGAAAAATATTATTCAAACTAATATTGACTCTTATCGTAAATTAAGAAACACAATTCGCTGGATGATTGGAGTATTATCACATGACAAAGGCCAAGAAATGCCCTTTTTTGAAATGCCAGAATTAGAGCGATTAGTACTTCATAGAATGACTGAAATTGATCAGCTAGTACGCGAAGGATACGATAACTTTAACTTTAAAATAATTATTCGTAACCTGATAGATTTTGTCAATACAGAGTTGTCTTCTTTCTATTTTGATATACGCAAAGATGCTCTGTATTGTGATCCATCTTCTAGCATAAAACGTATTGCCAGCATTGCAGTAATAAGAAGGTTGTGCAGAAATCTTATACTTTGGCTAGCTCCTATAATACCGTTTACAGCAGAGGAAGCATGGCGTTGTCTAGAGACAAATGATTTATCTGTGCATCTTAAGCAAATGCCTGAATTGCCACAGGAATGGAAAGACGTGGAATTATCTGAAAAATGGAAAAAAATCGTTAGATTGCGTAAGGTAGTCACATGCGCATTAGAAATAGAAAGAAAAGAAAAACGCATAGGATCATCCTTAGAAACCGCTCCAGTTGTTTACATTAGTGAAAAATCTTTAATTGACGCATTAAAAGGTCAAGATTTTGCTGAAATATGCATCACCTCAGAAACTACTTTAGTGCATGGTGAAGGACCATCAGATTCATTTAGACTTACCGAAGTTCCTCATATCAGCGTTCAATGCAAAAAAGCATCAGGGAAAAAATGCGCTAGATCTTGGAAGATAACTAAAGATGTTGGAACAGATCCAGAATATCCGGACGTATCCGCTCGTGACGCAATTGCTCTAAGAGAACTAGGCTATAATAAACATTAA